In Massilistercora timonensis, the following are encoded in one genomic region:
- the istB gene encoding IS21-like element helper ATPase IstB has protein sequence MNREILKSMDTGHIPVQRLTALLETFTLKHAARMLPDLLETADLQDSSRREFLLAVLETEVKGRNERRRKRNYSAAHFPPNIRPLEEFDPEELESGITHAQLSVLKELSWLDNYGNLVFAGPPGLGKTMVACGLGLQAVNSGYTVCFEKMTNLIKILDTAETERAAGFRLKNIKKAQLVIIDEIGYTPISRGQANRFFTFISDTYETSSIIFTTNKEIVDWAEMMGDPVLTTAMLDRILHHAKCYSFRGESYRLKHPDLYPQGETGM, from the coding sequence ATGAACCGTGAGATCTTAAAAAGTATGGATACCGGTCATATCCCTGTACAGCGGCTCACAGCCCTGCTTGAAACGTTTACCTTAAAGCACGCGGCGCGTATGCTTCCGGATCTTCTGGAAACCGCAGATCTTCAGGACTCCTCCCGCAGGGAATTCCTTCTGGCTGTTCTCGAGACCGAAGTCAAAGGTCGGAATGAACGGCGTCGGAAGCGTAACTATTCCGCAGCGCATTTTCCTCCAAATATCCGACCATTGGAAGAGTTTGATCCGGAAGAGCTGGAGTCAGGTATCACCCACGCGCAGCTCTCCGTATTGAAAGAATTATCCTGGCTGGACAACTACGGAAACCTTGTCTTTGCGGGGCCTCCGGGCCTCGGCAAGACCATGGTCGCCTGTGGTCTTGGTCTACAGGCTGTCAACAGTGGCTATACTGTATGTTTTGAGAAGATGACCAACCTGATCAAGATTCTCGACACCGCAGAAACAGAGCGCGCAGCCGGATTCCGACTCAAAAATATCAAGAAAGCACAGCTTGTCATCATTGATGAGATCGGCTATACACCGATCAGCCGCGGACAGGCAAACCGCTTTTTCACATTTATCAGTGACACCTATGAAACCAGTTCCATCATCTTTACCACCAACAAAGAGATCGTTGACTGGGCTGAGATGATGGGGGATCCAGTACTTACCACTGCAATGCTGGACCGGATCCTGCACCATGCCAAGTGCTATTCTTTCCGCGGGGAATCCTACCGGCTGAAGCACCCTGACCTGTACCCGCAGGGAGAAACTGGGATGTAA
- a CDS encoding helix-turn-helix domain-containing protein, producing MNGLKYIRTRCNISLSELAEIIGVTRQDLNSWENGKKDIPEQRREQLASFFGVEKEYFDEISEEKKKYLLEKAMFRYDDHGKETYRYKIPDGVEKSDQVEMCFIGDREISLDEEYILAQRKKQEVLEKIADIIKWTDYAGSIESQVVCINRGCTVYGMINSMMEEMRGMRSHLKMPFFYELVDVWKAMLLAYGLINESDISYLDKKGYYYGEDGEWILWLGEQIKAHWDKEFAFHENHHQNIKRKKGEKRSSDLSKIKKNMSLEERIADAISVGLK from the coding sequence ATGAATGGATTAAAATATATCAGAACTCGTTGCAATATATCTTTGAGTGAATTGGCAGAGATAATAGGTGTAACCAGACAGGATTTGAATTCCTGGGAAAATGGGAAAAAAGATATTCCGGAGCAAAGACGTGAGCAGTTAGCCAGTTTTTTTGGTGTCGAAAAAGAATATTTTGATGAGATATCGGAAGAAAAAAAGAAATATCTTCTTGAAAAAGCGATGTTTCGGTATGATGACCATGGAAAAGAAACATACAGATATAAAATTCCGGACGGGGTAGAGAAATCAGATCAAGTGGAGATGTGTTTTATTGGTGACAGAGAGATAAGTTTGGATGAAGAATATATTTTAGCACAGCGGAAGAAGCAGGAAGTGTTAGAAAAAATAGCAGATATCATCAAATGGACAGATTATGCAGGAAGTATTGAATCACAGGTAGTATGTATCAATAGGGGTTGTACGGTTTATGGAATGATCAATTCGATGATGGAAGAGATGCGTGGAATGCGTTCCCATCTTAAGATGCCATTTTTCTATGAATTAGTTGACGTGTGGAAAGCTATGCTCCTGGCATATGGTTTGATTAATGAAAGTGATATCAGTTATTTGGATAAAAAAGGATATTATTACGGGGAAGACGGCGAATGGATTTTGTGGCTGGGTGAGCAAATAAAGGCTCATTGGGATAAAGAATTTGCGTTTCATGAAAACCATCATCAAAATATTAAAAGAAAAAAGGGAGAAAAAAGGAGTTCAGATCTATCAAAAATAAAGAAAAATATGAGCCTGGAAGAGCGGATTGCAGATGCTATTAGCGTCGGGTTAAAATAA
- the cas2 gene encoding CRISPR-associated endonuclease Cas2, producing MKRYYENFIFNTLVPEMEQKSFVLVIYDIIENNRRNKLVKLLEGYGFRVQKSAFESRLSERQYQKLLCDIEKFAKENDNIRIYKINGQGEIHSYGIKQDEFENEVLVL from the coding sequence ATGAAAAGATATTATGAAAATTTTATTTTCAATACGCTGGTTCCAGAAATGGAACAAAAAAGTTTTGTGCTTGTAATTTACGATATAATTGAAAACAATAGAAGAAACAAGTTGGTAAAACTTTTGGAGGGATACGGCTTTCGTGTACAAAAATCTGCTTTTGAAAGTAGATTATCAGAGAGGCAATATCAAAAATTGTTGTGTGATATTGAAAAATTTGCGAAAGAAAACGATAATATTAGAATATACAAAATAAATGGTCAAGGCGAAATACATAGTTATGGAATAAAGCAAGACGAGTTTGAGAATGAGGTTTTAGTTTTATAA
- the cas1 gene encoding CRISPR-associated endonuclease Cas1 — protein MSYLYLCENGAVIGVEGGYFKVTHRDGSITKVPRETLETIALFGNNNLTTPCVQECLKRGIPVSFFSRNGAYFGRLESTCHSNIFRQKQQIHLCEDSQFCLEFARNVLMAKARNQVTILRRYKRTTGKDISKSIDFIMRNVVKISSSKTIDICKGYEGVIAREYFKCLSELVPEAFRFRGRNKQPPQDAFNSMLSLGYTMLMYEIYGEIENAGLTPYAGFIHKDRERHPTLASDLMEEWRAVLVDSVVLSLVIGKEISAEQFWSDEDSGGFFLSYEAMKIFLRKYELKMRESTKYLEDVEAGFTSYRKAIRYQLQKVVQMIMEHDVTRYKPIVIR, from the coding sequence ATGAGTTATCTATATTTATGTGAGAATGGTGCTGTCATCGGAGTGGAGGGAGGATACTTTAAGGTAACGCACAGAGATGGAAGCATTACTAAAGTTCCTCGAGAAACACTGGAGACGATTGCATTATTTGGCAATAATAATCTGACAACACCCTGCGTACAAGAATGCTTGAAAAGGGGAATTCCAGTAAGCTTTTTTTCGAGAAATGGAGCCTATTTTGGCAGGTTGGAATCTACGTGCCATTCCAATATATTTCGGCAGAAACAGCAGATTCATTTGTGTGAGGATTCACAGTTTTGTCTTGAGTTTGCAAGAAATGTATTAATGGCAAAGGCAAGAAATCAAGTGACGATATTAAGGCGTTATAAGCGTACGACAGGAAAAGATATTAGTAAATCTATTGATTTTATCATGCGGAATGTTGTAAAAATATCCAGTTCTAAAACGATAGATATATGCAAGGGTTATGAAGGAGTGATTGCAAGAGAATATTTTAAATGCCTTTCAGAATTAGTTCCGGAAGCGTTCAGGTTTAGGGGCAGAAATAAGCAACCACCACAAGATGCGTTTAATTCAATGTTAAGTTTGGGATATACAATGTTAATGTATGAAATATATGGAGAGATTGAGAATGCGGGATTAACGCCATATGCGGGCTTTATACATAAAGATAGAGAGAGGCATCCGACGCTGGCCAGTGATTTGATGGAAGAGTGGAGAGCTGTTTTAGTAGATTCGGTTGTATTAAGTCTTGTGATTGGAAAGGAAATATCCGCTGAACAGTTTTGGAGTGACGAAGATTCTGGAGGATTTTTTCTTAGTTATGAGGCGATGAAGATTTTTCTCAGAAAGTATGAACTAAAAATGCGGGAATCTACAAAATATTTGGAAGATGTAGAAGCAGGATTTACAAGCTATCGTAAAGCAATTCGGTATCAGCTTCAAAAAGTTGTTCAAATGATTATGGAGCATGATGTTACAAGGTATAAGCCGATCGTGATCAGGTGA